One window of Candidatus Saganbacteria bacterium genomic DNA carries:
- a CDS encoding transcriptional repressor — protein sequence MKQLYRNSKQRIKILEALRSTKSHPTADWIYGKIKGTFPNLSLGTIYRNLRILKAQGQIQELAFGSTFDRFDGNVLPHPHFICRKCGRVYDINIPYDKELNKKAKIASNCMIDSHSIEFHGKCNNCRGGE from the coding sequence ATGAAACAATTATATCGAAACAGCAAACAGAGGATAAAAATATTGGAAGCGCTTAGGTCAACAAAGAGCCATCCCACGGCCGACTGGATATATGGGAAGATCAAGGGAACATTTCCTAATCTAAGCCTTGGGACCATCTACAGAAATTTAAGGATATTGAAAGCGCAGGGCCAAATACAAGAGTTGGCCTTTGGGAGTACTTTTGACCGGTTTGACGGCAATGTCCTGCCCCACCCTCATTTTATATGCAGGAAGTGCGGACGGGTATATGATATCAATATTCCGTATGATAAAGAATTGAACAAGAAAGCTAAGATAGCCTCAAATTGTATGATCGATTCCCATTCTATTGAATTCCATGGGAAATGCAATAATTGCAGAGGAGGTGAATAA
- a CDS encoding 4Fe-4S binding protein yields the protein MPEQKKEQKFDIKVNRSFCKNCGICIPFCPTGVYTQDELGGPVITNPEKCNNCNLCVIRCPDFAIEIKPKEIK from the coding sequence ATGCCCGAACAGAAGAAAGAACAAAAATTTGATATAAAAGTAAACAGGTCATTTTGCAAGAATTGCGGGATATGCATCCCATTCTGCCCGACAGGAGTATATACGCAAGACGAGCTCGGCGGCCCAGTAATTACAAATCCTGAAAAATGCAATAATTGTAATCTTTGCGTCATCAGATGCCCCGACTTCGCGATCGAGATCAAACCGAAGGAAATCAAATAA
- a CDS encoding transposase codes for MFKELKGFGGNLFEAEFAKNVKANYASHILVKLADFDWSFIRDEAKNYYSNNGQHAFDPALMFKILFLKEAMNLNSDYQLEELINLHILFRFFLNVSFDDQLPDRSTIVVFRNMLVEKGLFDKAFHRIVLYAQGKGFLKDCLGGADSTVIETTQKIDRFKNPFGKYSLLNRSQGVSGIGTIFLFIAHSNWQ; via the coding sequence ATGTTTAAAGAGTTAAAAGGTTTCGGCGGGAATCTCTTCGAGGCAGAGTTCGCAAAAAATGTTAAGGCTAATTATGCATCTCACATTCTGGTTAAATTAGCCGATTTTGATTGGTCGTTCATCCGTGATGAAGCCAAAAATTACTACAGCAATAATGGCCAACATGCTTTTGATCCGGCCCTAATGTTCAAAATCCTCTTCCTTAAGGAAGCCATGAATTTAAATTCCGATTATCAGCTCGAAGAATTAATCAACCTCCATATCCTTTTCCGCTTTTTCCTTAACGTTTCCTTTGACGACCAATTACCTGACCGCTCCACCATTGTGGTTTTTAGAAATATGCTAGTTGAAAAAGGCTTGTTTGACAAGGCCTTTCACCGAATTGTGCTCTACGCCCAGGGAAAGGGCTTTCTCAAGGATTGCTTAGGCGGAGCTGATTCTACCGTTATCGAAACTACTCAAAAAATCGATCGTTTTAAAAATCCCTTCGGAAAATATTCACTTCTTAACCGGTCTCAAGGCGTATCAGGGATAGGGACTATTTTTTTGTTTATTGCCCATTCAAATTGGCAATAG
- a CDS encoding 2-oxoacid:ferredoxin oxidoreductase subunit beta, with protein sequence MSDITNHLRMDKFPHIWCPGCGNGIILRSVLTAIDKLGLDPNNVAVVSGIGCSSRSAGYVDFNTVHTTHGRAITFATGIKMAKPEKTVIVLTGDGDCSAIGGNHLIHAARRNIDLTVVVFNNSIYGMTGGQFSPTTPQNDIAATSPYGNLDNSFDLCELTRAAGASYVARSTTFHATQTPLLIQKGIENKGFSFIEVVTACPVYYGRLNKTPDAVDMLKLQRDNARNIKQWNMMTDEEKQGKFVIGELYNKPAPEYTEKYTQLIEREKSK encoded by the coding sequence ATGTCGGATATAACAAATCATTTAAGGATGGATAAGTTCCCGCATATCTGGTGCCCAGGATGCGGTAACGGTATTATTTTAAGATCAGTATTAACAGCAATTGATAAGCTTGGGCTTGATCCAAACAATGTCGCGGTAGTTTCCGGCATCGGATGCTCGTCGCGTTCGGCGGGATATGTAGATTTTAATACGGTACACACGACCCACGGCAGGGCGATAACATTTGCAACAGGCATCAAAATGGCAAAGCCTGAAAAAACTGTTATTGTTTTGACGGGTGATGGCGATTGCTCTGCGATCGGCGGAAATCACCTGATCCACGCGGCAAGGCGAAATATCGATCTGACGGTTGTCGTATTCAACAACTCGATTTACGGAATGACAGGAGGCCAATTTTCCCCGACAACCCCGCAAAACGATATTGCGGCAACATCGCCATACGGCAATTTAGATAATTCGTTTGACCTGTGCGAATTAACCCGCGCGGCGGGAGCTTCATATGTTGCACGATCGACAACGTTTCACGCAACGCAAACGCCGCTTCTCATTCAAAAAGGCATTGAGAACAAAGGATTCTCATTCATAGAGGTTGTAACCGCCTGCCCTGTATATTATGGAAGGCTCAATAAAACACCTGATGCTGTTGATATGCTAAAACTACAGCGAGACAACGCGAGAAACATCAAGCAATGGAACATGATGACAGACGAAGAAAAACAAGGCAAGTTCGTCATAGGAGAACTTTATAATAAACCAGCTCCCGAATACACAGAAAAATACACACAATTGATCGAAAGAGAAAAAAGCAAATGA
- a CDS encoding 2-oxoacid:acceptor oxidoreductase subunit alpha, whose amino-acid sequence MSKFLQGNEACVEGALAVGCRFFAGYPITPSTEIAEGMAKKLPRLGGRFIQMEDEIASMGAVIGASLCGTKALTATSGPGFSLKQEHIGYAVIAEIPCVIVNVMRGGPSTGLPTSPAQSDVMQARWGTHGDHPAIVLTPSTVQEYFELTVKAFNLSEKLRTSVILAPDEVIAHMRERVEIPDQVNIINRKLPSNSVDKSTYKPYKVEKDDEVPVIPNFFDGFRFNVTGLYHDETGFPTASPSIVEKCIKRLHNKVGSAYEEIKGIEIDLPKDCDVAVLSYGSTFRSARQAARELNAGHVKLTTLFPFPEKEIRELASKIKTIIVAEMNLGQIRLEVERAVAGKASVVGVNIANGLLISPDPIKEKIKECRI is encoded by the coding sequence GTGTCAAAATTTCTGCAAGGGAATGAAGCTTGCGTCGAAGGCGCGCTTGCCGTCGGCTGCCGCTTTTTTGCCGGCTACCCCATTACCCCATCAACAGAGATCGCCGAAGGCATGGCAAAAAAACTCCCGCGCTTAGGCGGAAGATTTATTCAAATGGAAGATGAGATCGCCAGTATGGGCGCTGTCATTGGGGCTTCTTTATGCGGGACAAAAGCCTTAACCGCGACATCAGGTCCCGGATTTTCGCTAAAGCAAGAACATATAGGATACGCTGTTATTGCAGAAATTCCGTGCGTCATTGTAAATGTAATGCGAGGTGGCCCATCAACCGGACTTCCAACCTCCCCTGCCCAATCCGATGTAATGCAGGCAAGATGGGGAACACATGGAGACCATCCGGCGATCGTCCTTACGCCATCAACAGTACAAGAATATTTCGAGCTGACCGTTAAAGCTTTCAACCTGTCGGAAAAATTAAGAACATCGGTCATACTTGCGCCTGATGAAGTAATCGCCCACATGAGAGAAAGAGTTGAAATTCCTGATCAAGTAAATATCATAAACAGAAAGCTTCCAAGCAATTCGGTTGATAAATCGACTTATAAGCCTTATAAAGTTGAAAAAGATGATGAAGTCCCGGTTATCCCGAACTTTTTTGACGGTTTCAGGTTCAATGTAACAGGCTTATATCATGACGAAACCGGTTTCCCGACAGCATCGCCTTCAATTGTCGAAAAATGCATCAAGAGGCTCCATAATAAAGTTGGATCCGCATATGAGGAGATAAAAGGCATAGAAATTGATCTTCCCAAAGATTGCGACGTCGCTGTTTTATCGTATGGATCAACATTTAGGTCCGCAAGACAAGCGGCAAGGGAATTAAATGCGGGGCATGTAAAGTTAACCACCCTATTTCCATTCCCTGAAAAAGAAATTAGAGAATTAGCCTCAAAAATTAAAACAATTATTGTCGCAGAGATGAATTTAGGGCAAATAAGGCTCGAAGTTGAACGCGCAGTCGCGGGCAAAGCTAGCGTTGTTGGCGTAAATATAGCCAATGGCCTTCTTATTTCACCTGATCCTATCAAGGAAAAGATTAAAGAATGTCGGATATAA
- a CDS encoding histone-lysine N-methyltransferase, which produces MKWMLNSKDLDKESNVQPNLFRGYFPYDEVPKIAFDNEDVPINPPDNIWITCTTFRDGQQARPPYTVKQIVDIFTFLHRMGGPKGIIRQSEFFLYSEKDREAVRKCQELGFEFPEITGWIRAVKQDFKLVKEMGLKETGILTSASDYHIYLKLGMTREKAMESYLDIVKAALEIGVIPRCHLEDITRADFHGFILPFVQKLMELSKEAKIPIKVRACDTMGYGVPYQNASIPRSVNKLIYKLVKEGGVPPEQLEWHGHNDFHKVLINASTAWLYGCSAANGTLLGFGERTGNPPIEGLLFEYIALKGKTDGIDTTAITEMADYFKNEIGYQIPPNYPFVGSEFNTTAAGIHADGLIKNQEIYNIFDTGKLLKRPMGITITDKSGAAGIAFWLNSYLGLAEEQKIPKNHPAVLKINDWVASQYAEGRTTTISAAEMAEQAKIHLPEYIESDFVKLKKTAEKMAKHLIEDLAERKEIKTMDPEKQEPGLQEFLKLHKFIQFIYVIGKNGIMTTKKIVHPQDVELFKKLSPEEIYSDRPWFKGAIEEGAAIVSDFYTSKLTNKLCITVSAPIKDKKGTILGVVGADIKFEDIAKL; this is translated from the coding sequence ATGAAGTGGATGCTAAATAGCAAGGATCTTGACAAAGAATCAAACGTTCAACCAAATTTATTCAGAGGTTATTTCCCGTACGACGAAGTCCCAAAGATCGCTTTCGACAACGAAGATGTCCCCATAAATCCACCTGACAATATCTGGATCACATGCACGACTTTCCGCGATGGCCAGCAAGCCCGCCCTCCATACACTGTAAAACAAATAGTCGATATTTTTACTTTCTTGCACAGAATGGGCGGACCAAAAGGCATTATCAGACAGAGCGAGTTCTTTCTCTACAGCGAAAAAGACCGCGAAGCCGTTCGCAAATGCCAAGAATTAGGATTTGAATTCCCAGAGATTACCGGATGGATAAGGGCGGTTAAGCAGGATTTTAAGCTTGTCAAAGAAATGGGACTTAAAGAAACGGGAATCTTAACATCGGCATCCGATTATCATATTTACTTAAAACTTGGCATGACCCGCGAAAAAGCGATGGAAAGCTATTTAGACATAGTTAAGGCCGCTCTTGAGATCGGAGTCATCCCTCGATGCCATTTAGAAGATATTACACGCGCCGATTTTCACGGATTCATTCTTCCATTCGTCCAAAAACTGATGGAATTGTCTAAAGAAGCGAAGATCCCGATCAAAGTCCGGGCTTGCGACACGATGGGTTACGGCGTTCCTTATCAAAACGCGTCAATTCCACGATCGGTCAACAAATTAATTTATAAATTGGTCAAAGAAGGCGGCGTCCCGCCGGAACAGCTCGAATGGCACGGGCACAACGATTTCCATAAAGTATTGATCAACGCTTCAACCGCGTGGCTTTATGGCTGTTCCGCCGCTAACGGCACACTGCTTGGATTTGGTGAAAGGACGGGAAACCCTCCCATCGAAGGACTTTTGTTCGAATACATCGCGCTAAAAGGTAAAACGGACGGGATAGACACAACTGCTATAACCGAGATGGCGGATTATTTCAAAAATGAGATCGGATACCAGATCCCGCCAAACTATCCTTTTGTCGGATCGGAATTTAATACAACAGCAGCCGGCATCCATGCCGACGGATTGATCAAAAACCAGGAAATATACAACATCTTCGATACCGGTAAATTATTGAAAAGACCCATGGGCATAACAATAACCGATAAGTCGGGAGCGGCAGGAATAGCATTCTGGCTGAATTCATACCTCGGGCTTGCCGAAGAACAAAAGATACCAAAAAACCACCCGGCAGTGCTGAAAATAAACGACTGGGTCGCAAGCCAGTATGCTGAAGGCAGGACAACAACAATATCGGCAGCTGAAATGGCCGAACAGGCAAAGATCCATCTTCCGGAATATATTGAATCCGATTTTGTGAAATTAAAGAAAACCGCCGAGAAGATGGCAAAACATCTGATAGAGGACCTTGCCGAAAGAAAAGAAATAAAGACTATGGACCCGGAAAAACAAGAACCAGGCTTGCAGGAATTCTTAAAACTTCATAAATTCATCCAATTTATATATGTTATAGGAAAGAACGGCATCATGACTACAAAGAAGATCGTTCATCCTCAAGATGTGGAATTGTTCAAGAAATTATCGCCGGAAGAAATTTATTCCGACCGCCCATGGTTTAAGGGCGCCATAGAAGAAGGAGCCGCTATTGTTTCCGACTTCTACACTTCAAAACTTACTAATAAACTTTGTATCACGGTATCTGCTCCTATAAAAGATAAAAAAGGAACAATACTCGGGGTCGTCGGCGCTGATATCAAGTTTGAAGATATCGCGAAACTATAA
- a CDS encoding 2-oxoacid:acceptor oxidoreductase family protein, whose protein sequence is MSRYEICLSGSGGQGMILCGKILAEGIAIYQGKFATQTQSYGPEARGGASRSEVVVSDEQIDYPKVTNLDLLLALTQESLNKYLSNLKDGGILIIDPFGVKNIPLGKYKVYEIKINDSAKAELGKTIYGNIIALGAISSITKIVSLENLAKAVEKNVPEKTREQNKIALEIGFKMGQDALR, encoded by the coding sequence ATGAGCAGATACGAAATATGCTTAAGCGGCAGCGGCGGGCAAGGAATGATCCTGTGCGGAAAGATCCTCGCCGAAGGGATCGCTATTTATCAAGGTAAATTTGCGACACAAACCCAATCTTACGGCCCTGAAGCCCGCGGTGGAGCAAGCCGCTCCGAAGTTGTAGTATCGGATGAGCAGATAGACTATCCAAAAGTCACAAATCTCGATCTATTGTTGGCTTTAACCCAAGAATCCCTGAATAAATATCTATCGAACCTTAAAGACGGCGGGATTTTGATAATAGATCCGTTCGGAGTAAAAAATATCCCTCTCGGAAAATATAAAGTTTATGAAATAAAGATCAACGATTCGGCAAAAGCAGAGCTTGGCAAAACAATTTACGGCAATATAATCGCTCTTGGCGCGATATCGTCAATTACAAAGATCGTATCCCTTGAGAACCTGGCTAAAGCTGTTGAAAAAAATGTCCCCGAAAAAACAAGAGAACAAAATAAGATTGCATTGGAGATAGGTTTCAAAATGGGACAAGACGCCCTCAGATAA
- a CDS encoding 6-bladed beta-propeller — translation MHILECTHPLKGISNKAFLLALFIAASFFLSGLVWPRAPETPKIEYLYSFSKPEDLKIEKKSKDKLFDFIFGLGRGQNDNIVRPQGIYAKNNIIYVTDTGLGAVHVFDLSKKEYFKIKKFGNTELKLPVSAASDDNGNIYVADSGLNKVLLFDGAGNYKSEIGRGIFSRPCGIAIDSVLKRIYVVDAISGLVDVFNSDHDFVASFPSTKEGLNHPTYIVLDQKSNIYVVDSLNFRVQVYSPEGKKKSEFGKMGRAPGSFSLPKGIAIDSNKNIYVTDSSFDNVQIFNGKGGLLLFFGESGNKEGEFWVPAAISIDERDHIYVADSYNNRVQVFRFIK, via the coding sequence GTGCATATACTAGAATGTACTCATCCTTTGAAAGGAATTTCTAATAAAGCCTTTCTGCTCGCACTTTTTATTGCAGCGTCTTTTTTCTTGTCGGGCTTGGTCTGGCCTCGCGCCCCCGAAACGCCAAAGATCGAGTATCTTTATAGTTTCTCTAAGCCCGAAGACTTAAAGATCGAAAAGAAATCCAAAGATAAATTGTTTGACTTTATTTTTGGGCTAGGGCGCGGGCAAAACGATAATATCGTCCGGCCGCAGGGGATATATGCCAAGAATAATATTATATATGTTACCGATACCGGCCTTGGGGCTGTCCATGTATTCGACCTGTCGAAGAAAGAATATTTTAAGATCAAGAAATTCGGAAATACCGAGCTTAAGCTCCCTGTTTCCGCCGCGTCGGACGATAATGGGAACATTTATGTCGCCGATTCCGGATTGAACAAGGTTTTGCTCTTTGATGGCGCGGGGAACTATAAAAGCGAAATAGGCCGCGGCATATTTTCCAGGCCATGCGGTATAGCGATCGACAGCGTTCTGAAGCGAATTTATGTCGTAGATGCCATTTCGGGGCTTGTCGATGTCTTCAACAGCGACCACGATTTTGTGGCAAGTTTTCCGAGTACAAAAGAAGGCCTTAATCATCCGACGTATATAGTGCTTGACCAAAAGTCTAATATTTATGTAGTCGATTCGCTTAATTTTCGCGTCCAAGTATACTCACCGGAAGGGAAAAAGAAAAGCGAATTCGGAAAAATGGGGAGGGCTCCCGGATCTTTTTCACTGCCTAAGGGGATAGCTATCGATTCCAATAAAAATATCTATGTAACCGATTCATCTTTCGATAATGTGCAGATCTTTAACGGAAAAGGCGGACTGCTTCTGTTCTTTGGCGAATCCGGCAATAAAGAAGGGGAATTTTGGGTCCCAGCTGCAATTTCGATAGACGAGAGAGATCATATCTATGTCGCGGATTCATATAACAATCGAGTACAGGTATTTAGGTTTATCAAATGA
- a CDS encoding NHL repeat-containing protein — translation MHPVPQRLLLKKKWNCLLCSEPETEVSVPRKIRRNIVTANSFVGYSIVLLTILILFSGAAYAADQSSAVFEIGKKQLSQDKGFFEKVGLFLFGSKGVEDGFSTVTGVAVDQDDNIYLADSEKGRIVVLNEKRIAKPNDIGRNILKDPIGIAVDSSKKIYVTDSMLNELFIFDPEGNLVKSIAGSGTESGKFQRPSGILVDEKAGRIIVSDTGNHRLQIFDANGEFVSFLGHEGGGNSEFKYPTFLAKDPNGRTYVVDTINSRVQIFDQRLKFLSKFGDHGDALGFFGRPKGIAIDKGGRIYVADAIFNVVSVFDKDNKAMMLLGKESNLKTSLYSPMGIAVNSKGVVIVADSQNKRLVGFKINF, via the coding sequence ATGCATCCAGTGCCACAAAGATTATTATTGAAAAAAAAATGGAATTGTCTTTTGTGCTCGGAACCTGAGACTGAAGTCTCGGTTCCTCGCAAAATTAGAAGAAATATTGTAACCGCGAATTCATTCGTAGGTTACAGCATTGTCTTGCTCACGATTCTTATATTGTTTTCAGGTGCGGCATATGCCGCCGACCAAAGCAGCGCAGTTTTTGAGATCGGAAAAAAACAGCTTTCACAAGACAAGGGGTTCTTCGAAAAAGTAGGGCTTTTCTTGTTCGGATCAAAAGGCGTCGAAGACGGATTTTCAACTGTCACAGGCGTCGCGGTCGATCAAGACGACAATATATATTTAGCCGATTCCGAAAAGGGCAGGATCGTTGTATTAAATGAAAAAAGGATCGCAAAACCGAATGATATCGGGCGCAATATATTGAAAGACCCGATCGGAATTGCGGTTGATAGCTCAAAGAAGATATATGTGACCGATTCGATGTTAAATGAATTATTCATTTTCGATCCTGAAGGCAATCTTGTGAAATCTATTGCTGGATCTGGCACAGAGTCGGGCAAATTCCAAAGGCCGTCGGGAATATTGGTCGACGAAAAAGCTGGAAGAATAATCGTATCCGATACCGGGAACCATCGGCTCCAAATATTCGACGCGAACGGCGAATTTGTTTCTTTTTTGGGGCATGAAGGCGGCGGGAATTCCGAATTCAAATATCCGACATTTTTGGCGAAAGATCCTAATGGGCGGACATATGTTGTCGATACGATCAACAGCAGGGTCCAGATATTCGACCAAAGATTAAAATTTCTTTCGAAGTTCGGCGACCATGGCGATGCGCTTGGATTTTTTGGGAGGCCAAAGGGCATTGCGATAGATAAAGGAGGCCGAATTTATGTTGCGGATGCAATATTCAATGTGGTTTCTGTTTTTGATAAAGATAATAAGGCAATGATGCTGCTTGGAAAGGAATCAAATTTGAAAACTTCGCTCTATTCTCCAATGGGGATCGCTGTTAATTCAAAGGGTGTAGTTATTGTTGCAGATTCGCAGAACAAGCGGCTTGTCGGGTTTAAAATAAATTTTTGA
- a CDS encoding HD domain-containing protein: MKDKILKEMESYFGDDQKRINHAKRVLGYAEKIMEKEGGDPDIIYASAILHDIGIHAAGKKYGSTAGKYQEIEGPAIAEHLLAGIGFPADKVFEVKEIIGSHHTPGKINTINFKVIYDADWLVNLGDECNLSDEKRVKNAIDRIFLTQAGKNLAAETYLKNK; encoded by the coding sequence ATGAAAGATAAGATTCTAAAAGAGATGGAGTCTTATTTTGGTGATGATCAAAAAAGAATAAATCATGCCAAGCGAGTTTTGGGATATGCCGAGAAGATAATGGAAAAAGAAGGCGGGGATCCCGATATAATTTATGCTTCCGCAATTCTTCATGATATCGGTATCCATGCCGCGGGAAAAAAATACGGGTCGACTGCAGGCAAGTACCAGGAAATTGAAGGGCCCGCGATCGCGGAACATCTATTGGCAGGAATTGGTTTTCCCGCGGATAAAGTATTTGAAGTTAAAGAGATAATAGGCAGCCATCACACCCCGGGCAAGATCAATACTATTAATTTTAAGGTTATATATGATGCCGATTGGCTTGTAAATTTGGGAGATGAATGCAATTTATCGGATGAAAAGCGCGTAAAAAATGCCATCGATAGGATCTTTTTGACTCAAGCGGGAAAGAATTTAGCGGCCGAAACCTACTTAAAAAACAAATAG
- a CDS encoding gamma carbonic anhydrase family protein, which yields MIAKYLKRKPNIHPSVFIADGVKLIGAISISSGSSIWYNTVIRADINTVKIGKNVNVQDGCLLHLEDDRGIIIEDGATIGHGAILHACTIRKDALVGMGAIVLNGAVVGEGAIIGAGAMITPGTNIPKNSLAIGIPGKPVRILKRDEIEKNKYWAKKYSELAQEYKNHER from the coding sequence ATGATAGCCAAATATCTAAAAAGAAAGCCTAATATCCATCCGTCAGTTTTCATTGCTGACGGCGTTAAGCTTATTGGTGCGATCTCGATTAGTTCGGGTTCGAGTATCTGGTATAACACTGTTATCCGTGCTGATATTAATACTGTAAAAATTGGAAAAAACGTCAATGTCCAAGATGGTTGCTTGCTTCATTTGGAAGATGACAGGGGCATAATAATTGAAGACGGCGCGACAATAGGTCATGGGGCAATACTTCATGCGTGCACCATCAGAAAAGATGCTTTGGTCGGAATGGGTGCGATAGTATTAAATGGCGCTGTTGTAGGAGAGGGTGCAATTATAGGGGCGGGTGCCATGATTACACCGGGAACAAATATCCCAAAAAACAGTTTGGCAATTGGGATCCCAGGCAAACCTGTAAGAATATTGAAACGCGATGAAATAGAAAAGAACAAATACTGGGCGAAAAAGTATTCAGAGCTAGCGCAGGAGTATAAAAACCATGAAAGATAA
- a CDS encoding cytochrome c3 family protein codes for MKLFSPLLLVPIFLMMPYWAERSFAEPAAFIGQDKCFDCHDEKKDLWLKNPHNNKTNKSACEACHGPGGAHQETMDKTKIINPANLDSDAVIKLCGACHFSKGGKLDQSVWGKSIHAQSGFSCLNCHDPHKAENPKLLVKSAPKEVCYQCHDDRKKVYEKRAHGKNNVQCSDCHAPHGSIYDKLLKKDSEGEHFCQACHKLEPHHFLSAKATIKMLKLGCTNCHMHNSNEEYYLKFKKEDLCIQCHKDYY; via the coding sequence ATGAAATTGTTTTCCCCGCTATTGTTAGTCCCGATATTTTTAATGATGCCTTATTGGGCGGAGAGGTCTTTTGCCGAGCCCGCGGCTTTTATAGGGCAGGACAAGTGCTTTGACTGCCACGATGAAAAGAAAGATCTTTGGCTTAAAAATCCGCACAATAATAAAACCAATAAATCCGCTTGCGAAGCATGCCATGGCCCCGGCGGCGCCCATCAAGAAACAATGGACAAAACAAAAATAATAAATCCAGCCAACTTGGATTCGGACGCTGTCATTAAGCTTTGCGGCGCATGCCACTTTTCAAAAGGCGGAAAACTAGACCAGTCGGTATGGGGAAAATCGATCCATGCGCAATCGGGTTTCAGCTGCCTTAATTGCCATGATCCCCATAAGGCCGAAAACCCCAAACTTCTTGTAAAATCCGCCCCAAAAGAAGTTTGCTACCAATGCCATGATGATAGAAAGAAAGTATACGAAAAACGAGCGCATGGAAAAAATAATGTCCAATGTTCGGATTGCCACGCTCCGCACGGCTCGATCTATGATAAGCTGCTGAAAAAAGATTCCGAAGGCGAACATTTCTGCCAAGCTTGCCACAAACTGGAACCTCACCATTTTCTCTCGGCAAAGGCTACAATCAAAATGCTAAAGCTTGGCTGCACTAACTGCCATATGCACAATTCGAACGAAGAATATTACCTGAAATTCAAAAAGGAGGATCTATGCATCCAGTGCCACAAAGATTATTATTGA
- a CDS encoding desulfoferrodoxin — protein sequence MGKKKIYKCAECGNVVEMLYEGGGKLVCCGKPMLLMVENTVDASKEKHVPIITKIAKGYLVKVGSLPHPMEEKHYIMWIEVLADGKAYRQFLKPGDKPEAEFEIEASNITAREYCNLHGLWKS from the coding sequence ATGGGAAAAAAGAAAATTTATAAATGCGCGGAATGCGGCAATGTTGTCGAGATGCTGTATGAAGGAGGAGGCAAGCTTGTATGCTGCGGGAAGCCTATGCTGCTCATGGTCGAGAATACGGTTGACGCGTCGAAAGAAAAGCATGTGCCGATAATTACAAAAATAGCTAAAGGCTATTTGGTCAAGGTCGGGTCTTTGCCCCACCCCATGGAAGAGAAGCATTATATTATGTGGATCGAAGTATTGGCTGACGGGAAGGCTTATAGGCAATTCTTGAAACCCGGAGACAAGCCGGAAGCCGAGTTTGAAATTGAAGCCTCAAATATTACGGCGCGTGAATACTGCAATCTTCACGGATTGTGGAAGTCATAA
- a CDS encoding redoxin domain-containing protein, translating to MVKIGQKIIDFEVQAYQNEEIKKIKLSNYEGKWLALIFYPADFTFICPTELEELANNYEEFKKNNAEVISVSCDTVFVHKAWHDNSESIKKIKYPMAADPSGKLAREYGTYIEEEGLSLRGSFIIDPDQILKAFEIHDNSIGRSAKELLRKLQAAEFVRSNKGLVCPASWEPGKKTLKPGLDLVGKI from the coding sequence ATGGTAAAAATAGGACAGAAAATAATCGATTTTGAAGTACAGGCATATCAAAATGAGGAGATAAAAAAGATAAAATTGTCAAATTACGAAGGGAAATGGCTGGCGCTCATATTTTATCCGGCCGATTTTACATTTATATGCCCCACCGAGCTTGAAGAGCTTGCCAATAATTATGAGGAATTTAAAAAGAATAACGCCGAGGTCATAAGCGTCAGCTGCGATACGGTATTCGTCCATAAAGCTTGGCACGATAATTCCGAATCGATAAAAAAAATAAAATATCCAATGGCTGCGGATCCATCGGGCAAATTAGCCCGCGAATACGGCACCTACATAGAGGAAGAAGGATTATCCCTTAGGGGAAGTTTCATCATTGATCCGGACCAAATATTGAAAGCATTTGAGATCCACGACAACAGCATAGGCCGTTCGGCAAAAGAGCTTCTAAGAAAACTGCAGGCGGCGGAGTTTGTCAGGAGCAACAAAGGCCTGGTGTGCCCCGCAAGCTGGGAGCCGGGAAAGAAAACATTGAAGCCGGGCCTGGATTTGGTTGGAAAAATCTAG